In one window of Paraflavitalea soli DNA:
- a CDS encoding phosphoadenylyl-sulfate reductase: MNTSLQTYIPELTYQSSGLPLTEFLSLLAKQFPGQVTFSTSFSFEDQVIAHEILSNSLPVSVFTLDTGRLFAETYSVWSSTNAKYQSNVKAYYPDNASLEAFVQEHGPNAFYESVDHRKKCCFIRKVEPLKRALKGNAIWITGLRAEHSPDRNNLATVEWDEGNQIIKYNPLLHWTTEQVRKYIDDNNVPYNPLHDKGFVSIGCAPCTRAIRPGEDFRAGRWWWEDAAKKECGLHVHS, translated from the coding sequence ATGAATACGTCACTCCAAACATATATCCCCGAATTAACCTACCAGTCAAGTGGACTACCTCTTACTGAGTTTTTGTCATTGCTGGCAAAGCAGTTTCCGGGGCAGGTGACCTTTTCTACCAGTTTTAGTTTTGAAGACCAGGTGATTGCCCACGAAATATTAAGCAATAGCCTGCCTGTCAGTGTATTTACGCTGGATACCGGAAGGCTTTTTGCTGAAACGTATTCTGTGTGGAGCAGCACCAACGCTAAATACCAGTCGAATGTAAAAGCCTATTATCCCGACAATGCTTCCCTGGAAGCGTTTGTGCAGGAGCATGGGCCCAATGCTTTTTATGAGTCGGTAGATCACCGGAAAAAATGCTGCTTTATCCGCAAAGTAGAGCCCTTAAAAAGAGCCTTAAAGGGCAATGCTATTTGGATCACCGGTTTGCGGGCAGAACATTCTCCTGACAGGAATAACCTGGCTACTGTGGAATGGGACGAAGGCAACCAGATCATTAAGTACAATCCTTTATTGCATTGGACAACTGAGCAGGTGCGTAAGTATATTGATGATAACAATGTACCTTACAATCCCCTGCATGATAAAGGGTTTGTGAGCATTGGATGTGCCCCTTGTACCAGGGCCATCAGACCGGGAGAGGATTTCCGGGCAGGCAGGTGGTGGTGGGAAGATGCCGCCAAAAAGGAATGTGGCCTGCATGTGCATAGTTGA
- the cysD gene encoding sulfate adenylyltransferase subunit CysD, with protein sequence MSAYRLDYLDQLESEAIHIFREVAGQFEKPALLFSGGKDSITLVQLALKAFRPGKFPFPLVHIDTGHNFKEALDYRDRLAETLGEKLIVRHVGDTIKAKQLTEPKGKFASRNALQTFTLLDTIEEFKFDACIGGARRDEEKARAKERIFSVRDEFGQWDPKLQRPELWNTYNGKIHKGENVRVFPISNWTELDVWNYIRREKIELPSIYFSHEREVIEHEGQLVAVSDFIQLEASDKVLTKKVRYRTVGDMTCTAAVESGASTIDDIITEITATKTSERGETRIDDKVSEAAMEDRKKNGYF encoded by the coding sequence ATGAGTGCTTACAGATTAGATTACCTGGATCAGTTGGAGTCGGAAGCGATACATATCTTTCGTGAAGTGGCTGGCCAGTTTGAAAAACCTGCCCTGTTGTTTTCGGGTGGTAAGGATTCTATCACACTGGTGCAGCTGGCGTTGAAAGCATTTCGTCCCGGTAAATTCCCTTTTCCCCTGGTGCATATCGACACGGGCCACAATTTCAAGGAAGCACTGGACTACCGCGACAGGCTGGCTGAAACCCTGGGCGAGAAGCTGATCGTAAGGCATGTGGGTGATACTATCAAGGCAAAGCAACTGACAGAACCCAAAGGAAAGTTTGCGAGCCGTAATGCTTTGCAAACCTTCACCCTCCTGGATACTATTGAAGAGTTTAAGTTTGACGCCTGCATAGGCGGCGCCCGCCGCGACGAAGAAAAAGCAAGGGCCAAAGAAAGGATATTCTCTGTGCGCGATGAGTTTGGCCAGTGGGATCCCAAGCTGCAACGTCCCGAATTGTGGAATACTTATAACGGTAAGATCCACAAAGGTGAGAATGTACGTGTATTCCCTATCAGTAACTGGACGGAACTGGATGTATGGAATTATATCCGTCGTGAAAAAATAGAACTGCCTTCCATTTATTTCTCCCACGAACGGGAAGTGATAGAGCACGAAGGTCAGCTGGTAGCTGTTTCAGACTTTATCCAACTGGAAGCTTCTGATAAAGTGCTGACTAAAAAAGTGCGTTACCGTACAGTAGGGGATATGACCTGTACGGCGGCTGTGGAATCGGGTGCTTCTACCATTGACGATATCATTACGGAGATCACCGCTACCAAGACCAGTGAAAGAGGCGAGACCCGCATTGATGACAAAGTATCTGAAGCGGCGATGGAAGACAGAAAGAAGAATGGATATTTCTAA
- a CDS encoding AAA family ATPase, translating into MSETLIIKNFGPVRSAEIELKKINIFIGPQGSGKSTIAKVISAVMSDAENRKSGIGNTQLKGKLLEELNLSSFFEEDTSILIKSPKGSEALLDKDENVFVVAESPSVYSRLSNSMYVPAERTLIPLIANSSFFFIREQTPIPRYVTDFGLLFQKARAEIKSRKFNFLDEVTYHYRDGRDILELKNGKFITLSEASNGMQTTVPLLLALDWLTSKIESRVNDKKIYVSIEEPELSLFPFTQNDLLKFVIEKIAPLDFHLSITTHSPYTLTAINNLIYAFQVGSKHLQTNEIVPRELWLDPSGIGAWFVENGTVRSIMDEETQLINTEEIDKISEIIGDTMESLATIKMRGQ; encoded by the coding sequence ATGTCAGAAACGCTTATTATCAAGAACTTCGGCCCTGTCAGAAGTGCAGAAATTGAACTCAAGAAGATAAATATATTCATTGGTCCGCAGGGCAGCGGTAAAAGCACTATTGCCAAGGTAATAAGTGCTGTTATGAGTGATGCAGAAAACAGGAAGTCTGGAATAGGCAATACCCAATTGAAGGGAAAGCTTTTGGAGGAATTGAATCTTTCGAGCTTTTTTGAAGAGGATACAAGCATTCTTATTAAAAGCCCAAAAGGCAGTGAAGCCCTTTTGGATAAGGACGAAAATGTATTTGTTGTTGCCGAGTCCCCATCGGTTTATAGCCGTCTGTCCAATTCAATGTATGTACCTGCCGAACGAACATTGATACCCTTGATAGCTAATTCATCCTTCTTTTTTATACGGGAACAAACACCTATTCCCCGGTATGTAACAGATTTTGGTTTGCTTTTTCAAAAGGCAAGGGCAGAAATTAAGTCCAGGAAGTTTAATTTTCTCGATGAAGTTACCTACCATTACAGGGATGGAAGGGATATCCTGGAATTAAAGAACGGAAAATTCATCACCTTGAGTGAGGCTTCCAATGGGATGCAAACTACGGTGCCATTATTACTTGCCTTAGACTGGCTGACTTCCAAAATAGAAAGTAGAGTAAACGACAAAAAAATATATGTTTCAATTGAAGAACCGGAATTGTCGCTTTTCCCATTCACTCAAAACGATCTGTTGAAGTTCGTAATTGAGAAAATCGCTCCTTTGGATTTTCATCTTTCTATAACTACGCATAGTCCGTATACGCTTACGGCTATCAATAATCTTATTTATGCTTTCCAGGTAGGTAGCAAACACCTGCAAACCAATGAGATTGTTCCTCGTGAGTTGTGGTTGGATCCTTCCGGGATAGGGGCCTGGTTTGTAGAAAACGGTACTGTGAGATCAATTATGGATGAAGAGACGCAACTGATCAATACCGAGGAAATCGATAAGATATCAGAGATCATCGGAGATACCATGGAAAGCCTGGCAACTATAAAAATGCGTGGACAATGA
- a CDS encoding aconitate hydratase encodes MVFDLDLIKKLYAAMPAHIAEARKLVGKPLTLAEKILYSHLFVPAGTAYERGKDYVDFAPDRVAMQDATAQMALLQFSTCGRAKVAVPSTVHCDHLIQAKTGANEDLKTALDVNKEVYDFLASISNKYGIGFWKPGAGIIHQVVLENYAFPGGMMIGTDSHTPNAGGLGMVAIGVGGADAVDVMAGLAWELKMPKLIGVKLTGKLSGWASAKDVILKVAGILTVKGGTGAIVEYFGPGADSLSATGKGTICNMGAEIGATCSIFAYDKKMAEYLKATEREEVAALADGIREHLRPDDEVYADPAKYYDQLIEIDLNELEPHVNGPFTPDLAWPISKFAEAVKANNWPEKLEVALIGSCTNSSYEDISRSASLAQQAIDKKLKTKAEFTITPGSELVRFTIEKDGFLKTFDEIGGVVLANACGPCIGQWARHIDDPNRKNSIITSFNRNFAKRNDGLASTHAFVASPELVTAFAIAGDLTFNPLKDKLKNSEGKEVMLDEPTGVELPPKGFSVDDPGYQAPAADGSGIQVIVKPDSQRLQLLEPFAAWEGTDLKGLRLLIKAKGKCTTDHISMAGPWLKFRGHLDNISNNMLIGAVNFFNDKTDSVKNELTGAYGAVPATQRAYKAAGVFTVVVGDENYGEGSSREHAAMEPRHLGVRAIIVRSFARIHETNLKKQGMLALTFANKEDYDKIQEDDTFDILGLTTFKPGTPLTLVANHADGSKDSIVLNHTYNEPQIEWFKAGGALNVIRSQFAKK; translated from the coding sequence ATGGTTTTTGATCTGGATCTAATTAAAAAGCTCTACGCGGCCATGCCTGCTCACATAGCAGAAGCCCGTAAGCTGGTAGGCAAGCCCTTGACATTAGCAGAAAAGATTTTGTATTCCCACCTGTTTGTTCCAGCCGGAACAGCCTATGAGCGGGGTAAGGATTATGTAGATTTCGCGCCAGACCGCGTGGCCATGCAGGATGCTACCGCCCAGATGGCTTTGTTGCAATTCAGTACCTGCGGCCGTGCCAAAGTAGCTGTGCCTTCTACGGTGCATTGCGATCACCTGATACAGGCAAAAACAGGCGCCAATGAGGATCTGAAAACGGCCCTGGATGTAAATAAAGAAGTATATGACTTTTTGGCCTCTATTTCCAATAAATATGGCATCGGATTCTGGAAACCAGGTGCCGGCATCATTCACCAGGTTGTATTAGAAAATTATGCATTCCCCGGCGGTATGATGATCGGTACCGACTCCCATACGCCCAACGCGGGTGGATTGGGTATGGTGGCCATCGGTGTAGGTGGTGCAGATGCGGTAGACGTAATGGCCGGATTGGCCTGGGAGCTTAAAATGCCCAAACTGATCGGTGTAAAGCTCACCGGCAAACTGAGCGGCTGGGCTTCTGCCAAAGACGTGATCCTGAAAGTAGCCGGCATCCTGACCGTAAAAGGTGGTACCGGTGCTATTGTAGAATATTTTGGCCCCGGCGCCGATAGCCTCAGCGCTACCGGTAAAGGAACTATCTGTAACATGGGTGCTGAAATTGGCGCTACCTGCTCCATTTTTGCTTACGACAAGAAGATGGCCGAATACCTGAAAGCTACCGAACGCGAAGAAGTAGCAGCCCTGGCCGATGGCATCCGCGAGCACCTGCGTCCCGATGATGAAGTATATGCTGATCCTGCCAAATATTATGATCAGTTGATCGAGATTGACCTGAATGAGCTGGAGCCCCACGTAAATGGTCCGTTCACACCAGACCTTGCCTGGCCCATCAGCAAATTTGCAGAAGCGGTAAAAGCCAACAACTGGCCCGAGAAGCTGGAAGTAGCCCTCATCGGTTCCTGCACCAACTCTTCTTATGAAGACATCAGCCGTTCGGCCTCCCTGGCCCAACAGGCGATCGATAAAAAATTAAAGACCAAGGCTGAATTTACCATTACCCCTGGTTCTGAACTGGTGCGCTTTACCATTGAGAAAGATGGTTTCCTGAAAACCTTCGACGAAATTGGTGGTGTGGTACTGGCCAATGCCTGCGGTCCCTGTATTGGTCAATGGGCCCGCCATATCGACGATCCCAACCGTAAGAACTCCATCATCACTTCTTTCAACCGCAATTTTGCGAAACGTAATGATGGTTTGGCTTCTACCCACGCTTTTGTGGCTTCTCCCGAACTGGTAACTGCTTTTGCGATTGCCGGCGACCTTACTTTCAATCCGCTGAAAGATAAACTGAAGAATAGTGAAGGCAAGGAAGTGATGCTGGATGAGCCTACGGGTGTAGAACTGCCTCCAAAAGGATTCTCTGTAGATGATCCCGGTTACCAGGCGCCTGCTGCTGATGGCAGCGGTATCCAGGTAATTGTAAAACCTGATTCCCAGCGTTTGCAATTGCTGGAACCCTTTGCTGCCTGGGAAGGCACTGACCTGAAAGGCTTGAGACTGCTGATCAAAGCCAAAGGAAAATGTACTACTGACCATATCTCCATGGCGGGTCCCTGGTTGAAATTCCGTGGCCACCTGGATAATATCAGCAACAATATGCTGATCGGCGCGGTGAATTTCTTCAATGACAAGACCGATTCAGTGAAGAATGAACTGACCGGTGCTTATGGTGCTGTGCCTGCTACCCAGCGTGCTTACAAAGCCGCCGGCGTTTTCACAGTAGTAGTGGGCGACGAGAACTATGGTGAGGGCAGCAGCCGTGAGCACGCGGCTATGGAACCCCGTCACCTGGGTGTACGCGCGATCATTGTACGGAGCTTTGCCCGTATTCACGAAACGAACCTGAAGAAACAGGGTATGCTGGCGCTCACGTTTGCCAATAAGGAAGATTACGATAAGATCCAGGAAGACGACACTTTTGATATCCTGGGTCTTACCACCTTTAAGCCTGGCACACCCCTGACTTTAGTGGCCAATCATGCCGACGGATCAAAAGATTCTATCGTTCTCAACCACACTTACAATGAACCACAGATCGAATGGTTCAAAGCAGGTGGAGCGTTGAACGTGATCCGCAGCCAGTTTGCGAAGAAATAA
- the kdsA gene encoding 3-deoxy-8-phosphooctulonate synthase has product MEKMLKDLFANQQYDENNFFLIAGPCVVESEELLMEVADKVSGICKNLGIPYVFKSSYRKANRTSASSFTGLGDETALQLLKKTGDTYKLPVTSDVHAHDETAMAAKYIDILQIPAFLCRQTDLLVAAAETGKIVNVKKGQFVSGPSMKFAAEKIRNAGNNKVILTERGNSFGYQDLVVDYRNIPWMKEHGAPVVMDCTHSLQQPNQTSGVTGGNPQLIGTISKAAIASGADGLFIETHPNPAVAKSDGANMLKLDLLEGLLQQLVKLRKAVI; this is encoded by the coding sequence ATGGAAAAAATGCTTAAAGACCTGTTTGCCAATCAACAGTACGATGAGAACAACTTCTTCCTGATAGCCGGCCCTTGTGTGGTGGAAAGTGAGGAATTATTGATGGAAGTGGCTGATAAAGTGAGCGGTATCTGCAAAAACCTGGGTATCCCTTATGTATTTAAATCCTCTTACCGCAAGGCCAACCGTACCAGCGCCTCCTCTTTTACAGGCCTGGGCGATGAAACAGCCCTGCAATTGCTGAAAAAGACCGGCGATACATACAAACTGCCTGTAACCTCCGATGTGCATGCACATGACGAGACGGCGATGGCGGCCAAGTACATTGACATCCTCCAGATACCGGCCTTCCTATGCCGGCAAACGGACCTGCTGGTGGCAGCTGCTGAGACAGGCAAGATCGTGAATGTGAAAAAAGGCCAGTTTGTAAGCGGCCCCTCTATGAAGTTTGCGGCTGAGAAGATCCGCAATGCGGGTAATAACAAGGTTATTCTAACCGAGCGTGGTAATAGCTTTGGCTACCAGGACCTGGTGGTGGACTACCGCAATATTCCCTGGATGAAAGAACATGGTGCGCCGGTGGTAATGGATTGTACCCATAGCCTGCAGCAGCCCAACCAAACATCGGGTGTAACAGGCGGCAATCCCCAACTGATCGGTACTATTTCCAAAGCCGCCATTGCATCCGGCGCTGATGGCCTGTTTATAGAAACGCACCCCAACCCGGCGGTTGCCAAAAGTGATGGCGCCAATATGCTGAAGCTGGATCTGCTGGAAGGATTGTTGCAGCAACTGGTGAAGCTGCGGAAGGCGGTTATATAA
- a CDS encoding PspC domain-containing protein → MNRLRFFIEWQAYGVCTAIGERMGIATSRIRTWFVYISFLTMGSPLIVYFVLAFWMNIKRYILSVRRNPLKYQ, encoded by the coding sequence ATGAATCGCTTGAGATTTTTTATAGAATGGCAGGCTTATGGTGTTTGCACCGCTATCGGTGAGCGTATGGGCATTGCCACCTCTCGCATTCGTACCTGGTTTGTCTATATCTCTTTCCTTACCATGGGATCCCCCCTTATCGTATATTTTGTACTTGCATTCTGGATGAACATTAAACGCTACATTTTATCCGTACGCCGCAATCCGTTGAAATACCAATAA
- a CDS encoding helix-turn-helix domain-containing protein, translating to MFQFDYNTTDYEQLLLKLAEQLNMPVHNNQVMFPPAIADGSFMFLPLPNGLHACITNCTFNQDWLIHRKRSINGEYYILRIDELVIPGTLVITIDDEKLKEKNTSKSIAYLTSSHFDWSYLGTEGGGYRSIGVLFNKEWLATYLDIHTAEEVLSTYISLKAENFNIEPLDSKYRQWMRTIMEVDDDSPLRLTIIQNRIMLMIERFFLHLYEKMKNPTFRIPLSPEDINRVMQIEGILTKDIFQPAPSIQQLAKMVSISESKLKKDFKTMYGFPIYEYYQKARMQAAQDKLLTRKYSVKEVAMELGYANLSNFTIAFKKEFGVLPSQLLS from the coding sequence TTGTTTCAATTTGATTACAACACCACCGACTATGAGCAGTTATTGCTCAAACTGGCAGAACAATTGAACATGCCTGTGCACAACAACCAGGTCATGTTCCCTCCTGCCATTGCAGATGGCAGCTTCATGTTCCTGCCACTCCCCAATGGGCTGCATGCCTGTATTACCAATTGTACTTTCAACCAGGATTGGCTCATTCACCGGAAGCGAAGTATCAATGGAGAATACTACATCCTCCGCATCGATGAACTGGTGATACCCGGCACGCTTGTCATTACTATTGATGATGAAAAGCTGAAGGAGAAAAATACCAGCAAATCTATTGCGTACCTCACCAGTTCACACTTCGACTGGTCGTACCTGGGCACCGAGGGAGGCGGTTACCGTTCCATTGGCGTTTTATTCAACAAAGAATGGCTGGCCACCTACCTCGATATCCATACAGCCGAAGAGGTACTCTCCACCTATATCTCCCTGAAAGCAGAAAACTTCAATATTGAGCCGCTTGACAGCAAATACCGGCAGTGGATGCGCACCATTATGGAAGTGGACGACGACAGCCCCCTGCGGCTAACCATTATCCAAAACCGGATCATGCTCATGATCGAGCGTTTTTTCCTGCACCTCTATGAAAAGATGAAAAACCCCACTTTCCGCATTCCCCTTTCCCCGGAAGATATTAACCGGGTGATGCAGATCGAGGGCATTCTCACCAAGGATATTTTCCAGCCCGCACCCTCCATACAACAATTGGCCAAAATGGTATCAATCAGCGAATCAAAGCTGAAAAAGGACTTCAAGACCATGTATGGCTTCCCCATCTATGAATACTACCAAAAAGCCCGCATGCAGGCAGCACAGGACAAATTGCTTACCCGTAAATACTCTGTGAAAGAAGTCGCTATGGAACTGGGGTATGCCAACCTCAGCAACTTTACGATCGCTTTTAAAAAGGAATTTGGCGTGCTGCCCAGCCAGCTTTTGTCATAA
- a CDS encoding formylglycine-generating enzyme family protein, with amino-acid sequence MKRSLLFYVVLGCIGACQSADPKVDTSAKKDTAVSCESNLPARFPAGATDSSFASTDSVSHKGMVWIAGHSYGMGATDNEGRPDEYPQHTVTVSGFWIDATEVTNAQFRQFVKATGYITTAEKKPDWEEIKKQVPPGTARPSDDVLVPSSLVFTPPAHAVPLDDVSQWWSWKKGANWQHPQGPGSSIKGKDHYPVVHISWYDAMAYAKWAGKRLPSEAEWEYAARGGLQQAVYPWGTEDIETGKPKANTWQGSFPDKNTGWDQYQSLAPVQSFAPNVFGLYDMAGNVWEWCSDWYDANWYAAQKNTVATDPAGPAQSNDPMEPTVPKKVVRGGSFMCNASYCKGYRVTSRMKTSPDTGLEHTGFRCVSSK; translated from the coding sequence ATGAAAAGAAGCCTGCTGTTTTATGTTGTACTGGGTTGTATTGGTGCCTGCCAGTCTGCCGATCCGAAAGTGGACACTTCCGCAAAAAAAGACACAGCGGTCTCTTGTGAGTCCAACCTGCCTGCGCGATTTCCGGCAGGTGCTACTGATAGTTCCTTTGCCTCCACAGACAGTGTTTCTCACAAAGGCATGGTATGGATAGCCGGCCATTCATATGGCATGGGTGCAACAGACAATGAAGGCCGCCCCGATGAATATCCCCAACATACAGTAACGGTATCAGGCTTCTGGATCGATGCTACAGAAGTGACCAATGCACAGTTTCGCCAGTTTGTAAAAGCCACCGGTTATATTACCACGGCAGAAAAAAAGCCAGATTGGGAGGAGATCAAAAAGCAGGTTCCCCCGGGTACGGCCAGGCCATCGGATGATGTGCTGGTGCCTTCCTCTCTTGTATTTACACCACCTGCTCATGCGGTACCGTTAGACGATGTCTCACAATGGTGGTCCTGGAAAAAAGGGGCCAACTGGCAGCACCCCCAGGGGCCTGGAAGCAGTATTAAAGGCAAAGATCATTATCCCGTTGTACATATTTCCTGGTATGATGCTATGGCCTATGCTAAATGGGCAGGCAAGAGGCTGCCTTCTGAAGCCGAATGGGAATACGCCGCCAGGGGAGGCCTGCAGCAAGCTGTTTATCCCTGGGGCACGGAAGATATAGAAACAGGCAAGCCAAAAGCCAATACCTGGCAAGGCAGTTTTCCCGATAAAAATACCGGCTGGGATCAGTACCAGTCACTGGCGCCTGTGCAATCCTTTGCACCCAATGTTTTCGGATTGTACGATATGGCTGGCAATGTATGGGAATGGTGCAGTGACTGGTATGATGCAAACTGGTATGCTGCACAGAAAAATACCGTTGCTACTGATCCTGCAGGGCCTGCCCAAAGCAATGACCCCATGGAGCCTACTGTGCCCAAGAAAGTAGTGCGGGGCGGATCATTTATGTGTAATGCTTCCTATTGCAAAGGGTATCGTGTGACTTCACGCATGAAAACCTCCCCCGACACGGGCCTGGAGCATACCGGATTCCGTTGTGTATCATCGAAATAA
- a CDS encoding glycoside hydrolase family 18 protein translates to MMLPHLAKLLVLLLITSLCQAQKTAGRNAKQPLAVLAYYSGNLTEIDKYDVQKLTHIIYSFCHLKDNQLFVGNGEPVIKKLVSLKEKNPSLKILLSLGGWGGCKTCSDVFATREGRDEFAQSVKEWTDKLGTDGIDLDWEYPAIEGHPGHPYKVEDRPNFTELVIALRKALGKKQEISFAAGGFTKFLQESIEWKKVMPVIDRVNIMSYDLINGYSTVTGHHPGLYSTPAQKESTDNAVRYLDSLGIPRNKLVIGAAFYARVFEGADSVNNGLNRPAKFKSFVPYKIFPQTISRDKGYAFYWDDIAKAPYAYNADKKLFATFDDSLSLDLKTNYALDKGLNGIMFWELTLDKPENGLLDAIDNAKKRKRK, encoded by the coding sequence ATGATGTTACCACACCTTGCCAAACTCCTTGTACTGTTATTGATCACCAGCTTATGCCAGGCGCAAAAGACAGCTGGCAGGAATGCCAAACAACCACTGGCCGTGCTGGCCTATTACTCCGGCAACCTCACTGAAATAGATAAGTACGATGTTCAAAAGCTCACGCATATTATTTACAGCTTCTGCCACCTGAAAGACAACCAGCTTTTTGTTGGCAATGGAGAGCCGGTTATTAAAAAGCTGGTATCGCTCAAAGAAAAGAATCCCTCGCTAAAGATATTGTTGTCACTCGGCGGATGGGGAGGTTGTAAAACCTGCTCTGATGTATTTGCCACCCGGGAAGGGCGCGATGAATTTGCCCAATCGGTAAAAGAGTGGACGGATAAATTAGGCACTGATGGTATTGATCTCGATTGGGAGTATCCCGCTATTGAGGGGCATCCCGGGCATCCATATAAAGTGGAGGACAGACCCAATTTTACCGAGCTGGTCATTGCTCTACGCAAGGCCCTGGGCAAAAAACAGGAGATCAGCTTTGCGGCTGGCGGCTTTACCAAATTCCTGCAGGAATCCATCGAATGGAAAAAGGTGATGCCGGTGATCGACCGGGTGAATATCATGAGCTATGACCTCATCAATGGGTATAGTACGGTAACTGGCCATCATCCGGGCCTTTATTCAACCCCTGCACAAAAAGAATCGACGGACAATGCCGTGCGCTACCTCGACTCGCTGGGTATACCCAGGAATAAACTGGTGATCGGCGCTGCTTTTTATGCCCGTGTATTTGAAGGGGCCGATAGCGTCAACAATGGCCTCAACCGCCCTGCCAAATTCAAAAGCTTTGTACCGTATAAAATATTTCCGCAAACGATCTCCCGGGACAAAGGATATGCTTTTTATTGGGATGATATAGCCAAAGCCCCCTATGCTTATAATGCAGATAAAAAACTCTTTGCCACTTTCGATGACAGTCTTTCCCTCGACCTCAAAACGAACTATGCCCTGGACAAAGGGTTGAATGGCATTATGTTTTGGGAGCTTACACTCGACAAGCCTGAAAACGGACTGTTGGATGCCATAGATAACGCCAAAAAACGAAAAAGAAAGTAA